A part of bacterium genomic DNA contains:
- the fusA gene encoding elongation factor G: MKRPPLEMRRNFGIISHIDAGKTTTTERILFYSGTVHRIGEVDEGQATTDWMAQERERGISITAAAITCLWGDYEITLIDTPGHVDFTIEVERSLRVLDGAIAIFSAVEGVEPQSETVWHQAEKFRVPRLTFINKLDRLGADFERTIGMMREKLGARPVLMQWPDGEGSAYTGQVDVLTGDYLTWSDADEGRSLSRRPAEGALKERAAALRDALIEAAADFDEALMAAYLEGGEVSEAMLKRALRKGTLAGALTPVFCGSSLRNRGVQPLLDAVVDYLPSPLDVPSAVGRLPEEKGGGEAVRPAEADAPFAALVFKVQIDEGRRLTYLRVYSGQAKVGDSVWNPARGASERLARLFRMYSHKRERIEAIGAGDIVAAAGLKGAATGDTLCTEKDPILFESISAAPPVISVAIEPRDATGAKKLGETLDKLEAEDPTFHATRDEGSGQIVMSGMGELHLDVLARRILDEFGVPVRIGRPRVVYRETIKKAAEAEAVFDRELGGKPQFARIRLRVSPAPGAGVTLENSVPAGAAPAHLIASAEAALRAASSSGYLAGYEMTDIRVELIEAHTDERGTEAAFGIAAGNAFGEACRAAGGQLLEPVMAVEVATPEEFTGAVIGDLNGRGGRVGGMEERGGTAQIVRAQVSLAQMFGYATALRSATQGRATYTMAFSHYEACEMAGG; encoded by the coding sequence ATGAAGCGCCCCCCGCTGGAGATGCGCCGCAACTTTGGCATCATCTCCCACATCGACGCCGGAAAAACGACCACCACCGAGCGGATACTCTTCTACAGCGGCACCGTCCACCGCATCGGTGAAGTGGACGAAGGCCAGGCCACCACCGACTGGATGGCCCAGGAGCGGGAGCGCGGCATCTCGATCACCGCGGCCGCCATCACCTGCCTCTGGGGCGATTACGAAATCACCCTCATCGACACCCCCGGCCATGTGGATTTCACCATCGAGGTCGAGCGCAGCCTCCGCGTCCTCGACGGGGCGATCGCCATCTTCAGCGCGGTAGAGGGGGTCGAGCCCCAGAGCGAGACCGTCTGGCATCAGGCCGAGAAGTTCCGCGTCCCCCGCCTCACCTTCATCAACAAGCTCGACCGGCTCGGGGCGGACTTCGAGCGCACGATCGGGATGATGCGCGAGAAGCTGGGCGCCCGGCCCGTCCTCATGCAATGGCCCGACGGGGAGGGGAGCGCCTACACGGGGCAGGTGGACGTGCTCACCGGCGATTACCTCACCTGGAGCGATGCGGACGAGGGCCGGTCGCTTTCGCGCCGCCCCGCCGAGGGGGCGCTCAAGGAACGCGCCGCCGCCCTGCGCGATGCGCTCATCGAGGCGGCCGCCGATTTCGACGAAGCACTCATGGCCGCCTATCTCGAGGGCGGCGAGGTGAGCGAGGCGATGCTCAAGCGCGCCCTCCGCAAAGGGACCCTCGCGGGGGCGCTCACCCCGGTCTTTTGCGGCTCCTCGCTGAGGAACCGCGGGGTGCAGCCCCTCCTCGACGCCGTGGTGGACTATCTGCCCTCTCCCCTCGATGTCCCGTCCGCCGTGGGGCGCCTGCCCGAGGAGAAGGGCGGCGGCGAGGCCGTCCGCCCGGCCGAGGCGGACGCTCCCTTCGCCGCTCTCGTCTTCAAGGTCCAGATCGACGAGGGAAGGCGCCTCACCTACCTGCGCGTCTACAGCGGGCAGGCCAAGGTGGGCGATTCCGTCTGGAACCCCGCCCGCGGCGCGAGCGAGCGCCTCGCCCGCCTCTTCCGCATGTATTCCCACAAAAGGGAGCGCATCGAGGCCATCGGGGCGGGGGACATCGTGGCCGCCGCGGGGCTCAAGGGCGCCGCCACGGGCGATACCCTCTGCACCGAAAAAGATCCCATCCTCTTCGAGTCCATCTCCGCGGCCCCGCCCGTGATCTCGGTCGCCATCGAACCGCGCGACGCCACCGGCGCGAAAAAGCTGGGCGAAACCCTCGACAAGCTCGAAGCCGAGGACCCGACCTTTCACGCCACCCGCGACGAGGGGAGCGGCCAGATCGTCATGAGCGGGATGGGCGAGCTGCACCTCGACGTGCTGGCCCGGCGCATCCTCGATGAGTTCGGCGTGCCCGTCCGCATCGGAAGGCCCCGCGTCGTCTACCGCGAGACGATCAAAAAGGCCGCCGAGGCCGAGGCCGTCTTCGACCGTGAACTCGGGGGCAAGCCCCAGTTCGCCCGCATTCGGCTTCGCGTCTCGCCCGCCCCGGGGGCCGGCGTCACCCTCGAAAACAGCGTGCCCGCGGGCGCGGCCCCCGCCCACCTCATCGCCTCCGCCGAGGCGGCCCTCCGCGCGGCTTCCAGCAGCGGCTACCTCGCCGGCTACGAGATGACCGACATCCGGGTCGAGCTCATCGAGGCCCATACCGACGAGCGGGGCACCGAGGCCGCCTTCGGCATCGCCGCCGGAAATGCCTTCGGCGAGGCCTGCCGCGCGGCCGGGGGGCAGCTCCTCGAGCCCGTCATGGCGGTCGAGGTCGCCACCCCCGAGGAATTCACCGGCGCCGTCATCGGCGATTTGAACGGGCGGGGCGGCCGGGTCGGCGGCATGGAGGAGCGCGGCGGCACCGCCCAGATCGTCCGCGCCCAGGTCTCCCTCGCCCAGATGTTCGGTTACGCCACCGCCCTGCGCTCGGCCACCCAGGGCCGCGCCACGTACACCATGGCGTTTTCCCACTACGAAGCCTGC